The Jaculus jaculus isolate mJacJac1 chromosome 1, mJacJac1.mat.Y.cur, whole genome shotgun sequence nucleotide sequence CATCACTGGTATTGATGCACTCTTGGAATTAAAGCCATCCATAGAGGAAATCCTCAAAGGGAAACACTTGATCTTGCCCTTCCAGGGGATTGACACCTTCGGAAGTCAGGTTGGCTTTGTGAAGCTGGCAGAAGGAGATCACATCAAGCCGCTCCTGGAGATAGCAGAGGCTGCAAAAAGAACTTTTCAAGAAAAAGGCATCCTGGCAGGAGAAAACAGAAGTTTCAAGCCTCACTTGACCTTCATGAAACTGTCAAAAGCACCAGTGCTCCGGAAGAAAGGAGTGAAAAAAATAGAGCTTGGATTGTATGAAAAATTTATCAACCACAGATTTGGAGAAGAAATGTTCTACCGCATAGACCTGTGCTCCATGTTGAAGGAGAAGTGAAGTGATGGCTACTTCCACTGTGAGTCTTCAGTCGTGATTGGCAAGAAACCAATTGGAAACCAAGACTTAATTCATGAAGCTTTACATCGAGAAAGGAAGTCCAAAGTTAAACAGATAAGGGCACTTTTATTACAGCCTGAGATTCAGGCCAAAATTAAGAGGGAGCTTTTTGAAGGAAGACTTGTTAAAAACGGTAACCAAGCAAATGATGGTGGTTTCGATGCAACTTTGACATCGCTATTAGGTATGGTCATGTAGACTGTGaagtcttttcctcttattaagtAGCTCTTTGGTAAACACCAAAGTGGTCTAAGTTTCTACAAAGTAGCACACCAACGTTTGGCAAGGAACTAATGATTTCTTGCCAAAGGCAACAGATTTTTGCcctactattattattttcttttagtaatCTTGTGCTTTAGAATGTTTGTTTTAGTAATACTGAGTCATTTTATAGAAATAACTTTTTAGTTAGCTGTAGTGAGATGGACCTTGGGTCCTTACAGATTAAAAAATACagactgaaaaaaatcaaacaaactcaAGAGCAGTATTTTAGGAGTCTCCTGCCTCCTGTTGACATGATTGGTATTATATGAAGAGAAGCATCGTCCATATATGGCCAGTGTGGTGTCACTTTTGATGAGAATTCAAATGTTTATTGAGCTTAGTACTTGAGTGaacatttataaatgtaataattgCAATCACTGGTTAAGAATGTTTCATGTATTATTTTTCACTGATCAAATTGTAGTTGGCCTTTCATTTCTTACTGAATAAATGttcaagatttttgttttctaattcttTGAAGTTAAGTCTCAGGTCTTACCATATCTCTTGTCATCTGAACTTGTTTGCACTGaattagttttttaaagaaaattcttaaAGAAGTTTCTTGCCATATGATGTTTATTTGTAATAGCCTTTTCTAGACCTGTTATAAAACAGCTGCTATGAATAGATCATGGAGAAGGAAATGACTAGAGATCAAATATGTAATCATTTCAAATATGAAATCCAGTTTAATCATGGATTTTTGGCTATTTTTCACTGGATAAATTATATTACATTAATTTATAAATGAGTTTATGCATTTTCATGTCTCTTAATAAACGTCTTGTTttccctgttaaaaaaaaaaaagaaaagaaaagaagccagcttGCAGCATGAACATGCCAGGAAGCTCTCTGTAGCAGCCCGGGCATAGCTCCCCAGCCGGGCCAATCAGACCACAGACGGGAAAGCAAACTCAGGAGCCAGTTTGTGCAGTGTACACAGTAGGCACTCCGTAAGTGTGCCTCACTGCATCTGTGAGTCACTACCGTTACTTAGTGCACCAGGAGCTTCTAGAGAACCAAGGGTGTATTTGATTCCTCTTTGTCTCGCTTGTGCCTGGCACAGGAGCCTGGCATAAATTaagtgtttaataaatattttatatgtattaataATTAACATCTGAGGCTATTTATAAATAGCTCTATGGGAAAAGCCCAGTTGGGATTGTGGTGTGGCCTGTATCAAAAGTTAAACTCAGGCcgggcaaggtggcgcacgcctttaatcccagtactcaggaggcagaggtaggaggatctgagagttcgaggccaccctgagactacatagtgaattccaggtcagcctgagccagagtgagaccctacctcgaaaaaccaaaaaaaaaaaaaaaagttaaactcagggctggtgagatggcatagccattaaggtgcttacttgcaaagcccaaaggacccaggtttgattccccagaacccacataagccagctgcacaaggggcacatgagtctggagttcatttgcagtggctacaggccctggcatgcccattctctctctctgtttgtctctcttctctatctctctctgcttgcaaataaataatatattttttaaaaagtaaactcctggctggagacatggatcagtgattaaagcatgtgcctacaaagccttatgacccaggttcaaatccccagtacacacataaagtgtTAAAAATAAAGAGTGTAACCtttttgggtgctggagagatggcttaatggttaaggtgcttgcctgtaaagccaaaggacacaggttcgattccccagtacctacataaagccagatacacaagatagcacatgtatctagagtttgtttgcagtggctagaggccctggtgtgccaattctctccccccccccttctcactgtctcaagtaaataaataaaatattttttaaaaaaaag carries:
- the LOC101614015 gene encoding A-kinase anchor protein 7-like, producing the protein MSRKSEMSEELEGKVLDSLINMPFATIDIKDDYEITDIPQVNSKRSKENELIKSDQIKKRKKKKQKDYQPNYFLSIPITNKKITGGIKILQNAIIQQDERLAKAMVGDGSFHSTLLVMQLLNEDEVITGIDALLELKPSIEEILKGKHLILPFQGIDTFGSQVGFVKLAEGDHIKPLLEIAEAAKRTFQEKGILAGENRSFKPHLTFMKLSKAPVLRKKGVKKIELGLYEKFINHRFGEEMFYRIDLCSMLKEK